Proteins found in one Triticum urartu cultivar G1812 chromosome 4, Tu2.1, whole genome shotgun sequence genomic segment:
- the LOC125552501 gene encoding protein RIK-like isoform X1, with translation MTEERISRASDEPPTATKQRKKRKWDQPAEDLVAAAAAAAAAAGLPVLNVAALAGVQFPGTTAYPAAPYALPPQLAPSVLQSAAAAIQKLSQAKLPDELIAREVVINDADPSVRYKLTKRQTQDEIQRCTCTVIITRGKYHPPNGQPDGEKPLYLHISAGSQLKDTAERIKAVDLAASMIEDILKHGQMPEATSANFPSIQSNRQAVPFSASIFLGFDADPSLNVAARIRGPNDQYINHIMNETGVTVVLRGKDSGNLGNCHAEASQQPLHIHLSGVHLKSLEAAKVLAENLLDTIAAELGASRISSSKVYGAVPPPQQLLTGVHTSGTSDMCVSTGASHSFAPTGVTSPIAAPSVTLQSGAPTYSGILPPSNLIYPSQAANHGAFYNGYGDIYPQATPLQQVALTLKHASSSTTQVIPVASTSTSMTTSVNTSTKLEADKRSQRRKFQELPTADLQNSQQGSKFVKTGLDDLGKMNSSSVAATMKVQPGSNRILPQDPHPSHPSVYTSMPPPPPPKNMSLPYPNSMPPPPPRSMPPPPPKFPSNEVLRNENRHSAVKELLAPPRSSSAAPPPKEPKEEKPSSASVSDTLLKLMDYGDDDEEDDD, from the exons ATGACGGAGGAGCGCATTTCCAGGGCCTCAGACGAGCCCCCCACCGCGACCAAGCAGAG GAAGAAGAGGAAGTGGGATCAGCCCGCAGAGGACTTGGTCGCCGCGgctgcggctgctgctgctgctgcgggACTGCCCGTGTTGAACGTCGCAGCTCTGGCCGGCGTTCAATTCCCTGGCACTACTGCGTATCCTGCCGCCCCTTATGCTTTGCCGCCGCAGCTCGCTCCATCGGTGCTTCAGAGTGCTGCTGCTGCGATTCAGAAATTAAGTCAG GCAAAACTACCGGATGAGCTTATAGCACGAGAAGTTGTTATAAATGACGCTGATCCATCTGTGCGATATAAGCTCACGAAGCGGCAAACACAGGACGAG ATTCAACGATGCACATGCACTGTCATCATTACAAG GGGAAAATACCATCCTCCTAATGGACAGCCTGATGGTGAGAAGCCACTCTATCTACATATCTCTGCAGGATCTCAG CTAAAAGATACCGCTGAGCGCATTAAAGCAGTTGATCTTGCAGCCTCAATGATCGAGGACATCTTGAAACATGGCCAAATGCCAGAAGCCACATCAGCCAATTTCCCTTCTATCCAGAGCAACAGACAG GCTGTTCCTTTTAGCGCCTCAATCTTTTTGGGTTTTGACGCAGATCCATCATTGAACGTTGCAGCTCGCATCCGTGGACCAAAT GATCAGTACATAAATCACATTATGAATGAAACAGGGGTCACTGTTGTACTAAGAGGAAAAGATTCAGGGAACCTTGGCAATTGTCATGCTGAAG CATCACAGCAACCTCTGCACATACACCTATCAGGTGTGCATTTGAAGAGCCTAGAAGCTGCAAAGGTTTTAGCAGAAAACCTTCTAGATACAATAGCAGCGGAACTTGGCGCTTCCAG AATTTCTTCTTCAAAAGTATATGGTGCTGTTCCACCTCCTCAGCAACTGTTGACTGGTGTGCACACCTCGGGAACATCAGACATGTGTGTGTCAACTGGAGCATCACATTCCTTTGCCCCTACTGGAGTTACTTCTCCCATAGCTGCCCCTTCAGTGACACTTCAATCTGGGGCGCCaacttattccgggattctcccACCCAGTAACCTGATCTATCCTAGTCAAGCAGCAAATCATGGGGCTTTTTACAATGGCTATGGAGACATCTATCCCCAGGCAACTCCATTGCAGCAGGTGGCATTAACACTCAAGCATGCTTCATCTTCGACAACTCAGGTTATTCCAGTGGCATCCACATCAACAAGCATGACGACAAGTGTGAACACAAGTACAAAGTTGGAGGCAGATAAACGCTCACAGAGGAGGAAATTCCAGGAACTGCCAACAGCAGATCTTCAG AACTCACAACAGGGGTCCAAATTTGTTAAGACAGGTTTAGATGATCTAGGTAAAATGAACAGTTCATCGGTTGCAGCTACAATGAAAGTTCAGCCTGGATCAAATAGGATACTTCCACAAGATCCACATCCATCTCATCCATCTGTATACACTAGCatgccgccaccaccaccacccaagAACATGTCACTGCCATATCCCAATAGCATGCCACCGCCACCGCCCAGGAGCATGCCTCCGCCACCACCTAAGTTCCCTTCAAATGAAGTGTTAAGAAATGAGAACAGGCATTCAGCTGTAAAGGAGCTGCTGGCGCCTCCGAGATCGAGTTCTGCTGCACCACCTCCGAAGGAGCCTAAAGAGGAAAAGCCAAGCAGTGCATCTGTTTCCG
- the LOC125552501 gene encoding protein RIK-like isoform X2 gives MTEERISRASDEPPTATKQRKKRKWDQPAEDLVAAAAAAAAAAGLPVLNVAALAGVQFPGTTAYPAAPYALPPQLAPSVLQSAAAAIQKLSQAKLPDELIAREVVINDADPSVRYKLTKRQTQDEIQRCTCTVIITRGKYHPPNGQPDGEKPLYLHISAGSQLKDTAERIKAVDLAASMIEDILKHGQMPEATSANFPSIQSNRQAVPFSASIFLGFDADPSLNVAARIRGPNDQYINHIMNETGVTVVLRGKDSGNLGNCHAEASQQPLHIHLSGVHLKSLEAAKVLAENLLDTIAAELGASRISSSKVYGAVPPPQQLLTGVHTSGTSDMCVSTGASHSFAPTGVTSPIAAPSVTLQSGAPTYSGILPPSNLIYPSQAANHGAFYNGYGDIYPQATPLQQVALTLKHASSSTTQVIPVASTSTSMTTSVNTSTKLEADKRSQRRKFQELPTADLQVFSLTMSEARRVVIDLYVFFFPTGFIPSWSLQSRWCFADKICRVILLVIG, from the exons ATGACGGAGGAGCGCATTTCCAGGGCCTCAGACGAGCCCCCCACCGCGACCAAGCAGAG GAAGAAGAGGAAGTGGGATCAGCCCGCAGAGGACTTGGTCGCCGCGgctgcggctgctgctgctgctgcgggACTGCCCGTGTTGAACGTCGCAGCTCTGGCCGGCGTTCAATTCCCTGGCACTACTGCGTATCCTGCCGCCCCTTATGCTTTGCCGCCGCAGCTCGCTCCATCGGTGCTTCAGAGTGCTGCTGCTGCGATTCAGAAATTAAGTCAG GCAAAACTACCGGATGAGCTTATAGCACGAGAAGTTGTTATAAATGACGCTGATCCATCTGTGCGATATAAGCTCACGAAGCGGCAAACACAGGACGAG ATTCAACGATGCACATGCACTGTCATCATTACAAG GGGAAAATACCATCCTCCTAATGGACAGCCTGATGGTGAGAAGCCACTCTATCTACATATCTCTGCAGGATCTCAG CTAAAAGATACCGCTGAGCGCATTAAAGCAGTTGATCTTGCAGCCTCAATGATCGAGGACATCTTGAAACATGGCCAAATGCCAGAAGCCACATCAGCCAATTTCCCTTCTATCCAGAGCAACAGACAG GCTGTTCCTTTTAGCGCCTCAATCTTTTTGGGTTTTGACGCAGATCCATCATTGAACGTTGCAGCTCGCATCCGTGGACCAAAT GATCAGTACATAAATCACATTATGAATGAAACAGGGGTCACTGTTGTACTAAGAGGAAAAGATTCAGGGAACCTTGGCAATTGTCATGCTGAAG CATCACAGCAACCTCTGCACATACACCTATCAGGTGTGCATTTGAAGAGCCTAGAAGCTGCAAAGGTTTTAGCAGAAAACCTTCTAGATACAATAGCAGCGGAACTTGGCGCTTCCAG AATTTCTTCTTCAAAAGTATATGGTGCTGTTCCACCTCCTCAGCAACTGTTGACTGGTGTGCACACCTCGGGAACATCAGACATGTGTGTGTCAACTGGAGCATCACATTCCTTTGCCCCTACTGGAGTTACTTCTCCCATAGCTGCCCCTTCAGTGACACTTCAATCTGGGGCGCCaacttattccgggattctcccACCCAGTAACCTGATCTATCCTAGTCAAGCAGCAAATCATGGGGCTTTTTACAATGGCTATGGAGACATCTATCCCCAGGCAACTCCATTGCAGCAGGTGGCATTAACACTCAAGCATGCTTCATCTTCGACAACTCAGGTTATTCCAGTGGCATCCACATCAACAAGCATGACGACAAGTGTGAACACAAGTACAAAGTTGGAGGCAGATAAACGCTCACAGAGGAGGAAATTCCAGGAACTGCCAACAGCAGATCTTCAG GTATTTTCTCTGACCATGTCTGAAGCTCGCAGGGTGGTAATAGATCTATATGTGTTCTTTTTTCCTACAGGGTTTATTCCAAGTTGGAGTTTGCAATCGCGATGGTGTTTTGCTGATAAGATATGCAGGGTTATTCTGCTTGTAATTGGAtga